Sequence from the Deltaproteobacteria bacterium genome:
CGCCACTGCGCGACTTCTCGCCCGCCTCGGTTTTTTCGTCTTCGCCGCCGTGCGAAAGGACGCCGACTCCGAAAGCTGGCGCGCCGAGGGACAGGATCGGATCGAGCCCGTGATTCTCGACGTCACGAGACCCGAGACCATTTCCGCCACCATGACGCACATCGAAACCCGAGTTGGAAACGCGGGCCTTTTCGGGCTGGTGAACAACGCCGGCATCGGCCTCGGCGGTCCCGTCGAATTCCTCCCCATGGACGATCTTCGCCGCCAATTCGAGGTCAATTTCTTCGGCCTCGTCGCCGTCACGCAGGCCGCGATGCCGCTGATCCGCCGCGCGCGTGGGCGCGTTGTCCACGTCAGCAGCGCCTCGGGCCTCGTCTCCCAGCCCTTCGCCGGACCCTACTGCGCGAGCAAGTTCGCCCTCGAGGCGATGGCCGACGCCATGCGCATGGAGCTTCGCTCGGCCGGAATCCAAGTGTCGATTGTGGAACCCGGGCGCATCAAGACGCCAATCTGGGACCGCACGCTGGCGGAGGCCGATCGGCTTCGTGCAAACATGTCCCCAAAGGCGGAGGAGTACTACGGAGCCGAGCTCGACCAGATCACGTCCATCGTGAAAAAGGCCGAGGCGTCGGGAATTCCCGCGGAGCACGTCGCGGAAGCGATTTTGCACGCGCTCAGTTCGCCGTTTCCGCGAATCCGTTACCTCGTGGGCATGGACGCCAGGATTCAAGTGCTCGCAGCGAAACTCCTGCCCACGCGGGCCTTCGATGCGCTGGCGATGTTCCTGATGAAAAAGGGCTGGGTTTAGGCCGGACGAGGGAACGGCCATGGCCGCGATCATTCTCATCGATGCGTGGAATCTGATCCGCACTACGCCGAGCCTTGCGAAAACGGAGGAGCGCGACGGAAACGCCGCCGCGCGGCGAAGACTGATCGAGCAGGTGCGCGAGGCGGCCGAGCGCGAGTCGCCGGATGTCGCGTGGGAACTGGTTTTCGACGGCGCTTCGGACCACGCCGGTTCGATCGAACGCGTCGGGCGCGTGACCGTCATCTGGTGCGCGCCGCGCAGCGCGGACGAGGTGATCGTCGAGCGCGCGAAGGACAGCGTCGCTCTCGGTCGGAAGACGCTGATCGTCTCGAACGACCGCGAGGTGCGCGCGGAAGGCGCGGACGCGATGTGGACGGTCGATTTCCACGAGCACCTGTTGCAGCGGGAACCGATCTTTGAGTCCGTTCCGGCGGCCGGAAAGCCGCCGAAAAGCCGGACGCCCACCGGCGGCGCGCTGGCCACGTTTCTCGTCGAACGCGGGCACCTGAAGCGAGCCGACCGAACGGCGAAACTCGAGGAGGATCTGAAGCACTGGATCGATTACGTGAAAATCGGGGCGAACGCGCCGAACAAACTTGCGAAGCGGATCGAGATCCAGCTTCGTGGATCGCTGCAACTTCATCCCGACCCCGATCCCGAGAAAACCGTGTATCGATCGCTCAAGGAGTTTTTCGGGCGAATCGGATAGACTTCCGTTCGCAGGAGGATCGAACATGGACGCCGACGACCTCGTTTTCGAAGCAGAGCTCTCCGCGTCCATCCGCGTAGTGACCATTCTCGTCTGGGCGGTTGTCATGGGCATGGGCGCCTGGCTCACCTGGCAGGGACTCACGCATGGGCCGCGAGGGATGATCGCCCTCGGAGTGCTCATCCCGGCAGTCCTCGCGGTCACGTGGGCGTTTCACCCCCGCGAGTATCGCATCACGCGCGAAGGAGTCGTGATCGACCGCCCGATCGGGTCGGTGACGATCGCCTGCTCTCAGATCGCGGGCGTCTCGCCCGACTCAAGCCTCATGCGGTTTCCCACGATTCGCATCATGGGATCGGGCGGCTTTCACGGCGTATATGGCCGATTCTGGCGAAAGGGCGTCGGCTCTTTCTCGTCTTACGTCACCAACCCCGCGACGACGGTGCGCATCGACCGCCGCGCCGGCGTCCCCGTCGCCGTTTCGCCGGCAACCCCGGATGCGTTCATCGAGGCGCTGCGCGCGCGATGCACGCCGTGACGCGACGCGTCCAAGGGCATCCCGAAGCGCGGAAACGCGGCGAAATCCCATGGAAAACAGGGCGTCGGCCCTTGACTTTCAAGGGTCCTCATGATGATGTGCCGCCTCACGTTTTCGCTCTCGCGCACGGGGATTCCCACAGGTGACCGCCGATCTGCAAAGCCAGATCGAACACTTCAATGCGCTCATCGCCGAGGGCGCCCCGGCTCACGTGTATTCGAAGCTCGCCGAGGCGTATCGCCGCAGCGGACGGCACGAGGACGCGGCCCAGACCGCCCGCACCGGCCTCGAACGTCATCCCGGGTCCCTCGCGATCCAGGAAGCTCTGGGACTGACGCTGCTCGACATGGGTCAAGCTGAGCCGGCTGTGCGCGCGCTGGCCCCCGTCGTCGAAAAACTCCCCGACAACTCGGTCGCGTCGATCTCTCTCGCAATCGCGCTTTCGCGGATCGGTCGCGTCGACGACGCGATGTCCGTGCTGCGACGGCGACTCGACAAGGATCCGCTCGACCGACCGGCGATGAACCTGCTGCGTCGCCTGGAAACGAAGGGCGCTTCCGAATCCATCGAGGTCCCCGCCCCGCCCGTCGGCCCGGTCCTTGCCGCTGCCCCAAAACCGGCTCAGTCCGTACCGGCGGCCACGGGCGCACCGCAGCCCACGGCGAGCGCACCGTCGCTCGCGCCGACGACACCGACGGACGAATCGGCCGCATCAAAGACACCGCCGCCCGGTCCCGCGCCGGAACCCGAGATCGAGTTGCCGATCCCCGATGCGCCGGTGCGACCCGAAATGGAGTTCGTCGTCCGTCCGCTCGCCGAGGTGTTCCGCGGGCTCGCGGCCGACGACACGGCCGTGGAAACCCCCGAAGGGCTCGATGGTTTTTTCGACGAAGCGCCGAGACCGCTCCAACCCATCCCGATCCTCGATCAGAATGAGACATCGACGACGTGGACCATGTCGGCGACCAACGGACATACGCAGATCGCGACCGAACCCCCGGCATCGCCGGTGCCGGAAGCCCGCGCAAGCGACACTCCCCTGGAGCCGCCGGCGAATGCCGCGTCCGCCGCCGTTCAGGTGGCCGTCAACGTCCCGGGCGACGAGACGGCCGTCGTGAAAAAGCGTGGATGGTGGTCCCGGTTCTGGCGATGGCTCTTTCGAAGGGGAACGTGATGGCCCGAGTGGACGTGATTCACGGACCGAACCTGAATCTGTTGGGGACGCGCGAACCGCACATCTACGGCTCGCGCACGCTCGACGAGATCAATCACGGGCTCGTCGCGCTCGGCGATCATCTCGGGCTCACCGTCCGCACCGCGCAGAGCAACCACGAGGGCGAGATCATCGATCTGGTCCATCGCGCCGGGCGCGAGGCCGACGGACTCATCATCAATCCGGGCGGCTACACGCACACCTCCATCGCGCTTCGCGACGCCATCTCAGCAATCGGCATCGTGACGGTCGAGGTGCACCTGTCGAACATCCACGCCCGCGAGGAATTCCGGCGGCACTCGTACATCGCCGGAGTCGTGCGCGGACGGGTCGAGGGACTCGGGGCCGAGGGTTATTCGCTCGCACTGCGCTGGCTCGCCGGCGTTCTGAACGCGGCCACCGCATGACGACGCGCGTCGCGAATGCCCGGCGAATCCTGGATGATCAGGCGCTCGATGCCCTGGTCGTCTGGAACATGGTGAACGTGCGCTATCTGTCGGGGTTCACGGGCACTGAAGGCGCGCTCGTCATCACGCGTGATCGCGCGCAGTTCCTGACCGACTCGCGGTACGCGACGCAGATTCGCGACGAGGCGCCGGCGTTCGAACATCGGATAGCCCCGGCAAAAATCGCCAACATCGCGGCGGCTCTCACCGACATCAAGGCCGAACACGTCGGATACGAGGACGAAATCCTGCCGGTCGCGCGCGCGGTCGCGCTGCGCGACTCAACGCCGGGAGTCGAGTGGATCGGATTGGGGACACGTCTCGACGCCCTGCGTCTGCGCAAGGACCCGGCCGAGATCGGCCTGATGCGCCGCGCGGCGCGGATCGCGGAAACCGGTCTCGACCGGGCGCTCGGGATGCTGCGGCCCGGTGTGACCGAGCGGCAGGTGGCGCTGGCGTTGGAATTCGCGATGCGCGAGGCCGGCGCGAGCGGCACGAGCTTCGACACGATCGTGGCGTCGGGTCCGCGCGGCGCGCTTCCGCACGGCGTCGCATCGGATCGCACCATCGGCGCGGGCGAGATGGTGACCATCGACTTCGGGTGCGTGGCCAACGGGTACTGTTCGGATCAGACCGTCACCATCGGCGTCGGACACGTGAACGGAGAGATGCGCCGGGTGTATGATATTGTCCTTGAAGCGCAGCATCGCGCCATCGACGCATTGCGTCCCGGCGTTTCGCTGCGCGAGGTGGACGCCCTCGCGCGCGGCGTGATCGCCGACGCGGGGTTCGACGAATTCTTCGGACACGGCCTGGGACACGGCGTGGGCATGGAGATTCATGAAAGTCCGCGAGTGTCCGGTTCGTCGGAATACACCGCGGAGGAGGGGCACGTCGTCACGATCGAGCCGGGGATCTATATTCCGGGTCGGTTCGGCGTGCGAATCGAGGATACGTTGGTGGTGACGCAGTCCGGTTGCGATCGCATCACCTCGATCGACAAGTCCTGGCGGGCGGTCGACGGGGTTACGGATGTTGTTGGGGGGCGGTCTTGAGCAAAGGCAAGAACAAGGGTTCCTTCCTGTCGAAAATCCGGCAGAAGCCCAAGGAGAAAATCGATCCTGAACTCCAGGCCCTGCTCGAATCCGTGCAGGACGACCCGGAGGACATGCGCGCTCGGCTGAAGCTCGCCGACGGCTACCTCAAGCGCGAGGACAAACTGCGCGCCCTCGACCAGTACCTCACGGTCGCCGAGACGTACGCCCAGAAGGGCTTTTATCCCAAGGCCGTCGCCGTCTACAAACAGGCCCTCGCGATCGATCCCGACATGATCGAGGTCTATCTCAAGCTCGCGGGTCAGTACGAAAAATTGGGGCTCATGGGCGAGGTCGTCGCCCAGTACACCAAGGCCGCCGCGATTCACGAAAAGGCGGGCCGGAAAAAAGAGGCGATCGACATCTTCCGCTCGCTGATCGACATGTCGCCCGACAACGCGGTCGGCCGCCTCAAGCTCGGCCAGCGCTATCTGAAGGAAGGTTTTGCCAACGAGGCGATCGCGGAATTTCTCAAAGCCGCCCGCGTCTTCGAGAAGCAGGGCGAGACGGGCGACGTCCGCCGCCTCTACGAAAGCCTGCTCGAAAAGGGTATCGAGGACATGCGCGTCGTGCATCCGCTGCTCGAGATCTACCGGGCGGCGGACGAGCACGAACTGATCCTCCAGCGGCTGTCCGCGCTCAAGACCGACGTCGCCGGATCGGCGAGCGTGCTGGAAATTCTCGCAGGGTCGAGCGCGGCGCTCGGCCGCAAGGCATCGGCGATCGCGGCGTACCAGCAGCTCATCGCGCTCTACGAACAGGCGCGCCGTCCGGACAAGGTCCACGATATCTGTATCGAGATTCTGCGGGTCGACGAGACGCACGTCGCCGCGCTCGCCAATGTCGCCGCGTGGCGCGAAAAAATCGCCGAGCAGGAGCGTGAACGCGCCCGCCGCGCCGAGGAAGAAAAGGCCCGCCGGGCCGAGGCCGAGCAGGAGGCGGAAGTCGATATCGAACTCGAGGGCGAGGAAGACCTCGATCTCGACCTCGCGGACCGCGAAGAAGCAGCTCGGATCGCCGCCGAGGGTCTGGACGTGGACGAGGCGCGCGTCGATCGCAGCGTGCCCGATGCCGTCGAAGAGGACGTGTGGGAAGTCGCCGAGGGCGAGTCGCCGCCCACCGAGGCCGTGGACGTATTCGAAGACTCCAAGGCGCACGAGGCCGAAGACCACATCCCGATGATGGATGTGGTCGAACACGGATACGTGGCCGAGGAAAAGGACGCGCACCGCGTCGATCGCGCCGAGCCCGAAGACCACGAGGTCGAATTCGAAGATCACGCCGAGCCGGTCGCAGCGAAATCCGATGAAGACCTGGACCTGTTTGCTCCCGAGGTTGGCGAGGCCCAAGACGCCGAGGTCGATCTGTTCTCCGAAGGCGCCGAGGCCGGGACGGACGACGTCGACCTGTTCGCGGCGGCCGAGCCAGAAGCGGCCGAAGCGGCCCGCGTGGACGTCACACCCAAGACCGAGCCGGAACCCGAGCCGGAACCCGAGCCCGAGCCCGAAATTCCGGTCGTCGATTGGGATTCGCTTTCGCCCGAGGGCGCGCGCGATCAACTCCATCTCGCGCGCATGGCCTGCGAAGATATCGGAAAACTCGAGCGCTTCGACACCTATCTCGATGACCTCGCGGTCGAGCACCCCGAGGACCTCGTCGTGCTCCAGGCGCAGCACGACCGCGCGCTCGAAACGGGCGACGACGACGCGCGATTGGCGCATCTGTATGACCTCGTCGCCGCAGCGCGAAAGTCCGATTCTGAGGACTTTGACCGCTGGCTCGAAGTGTTGGTCGAAGCCGCACCCGACGATCTCGATGCCGCCGGTCAGCTCGCCGACCGCCTGCACGCGACGAATCCCGACCGCGCCATCGTGATGCACACGTCGCTCGCGCGACGCGCCGCTGAACGTGGTGACACCGGCGAGGCGGAACATCGCCTCGGACGCGTACTCGACATCCATCCCGAAAATCCGGGGGCGCTGGGCGACCTGCTCGATCTGCACCGGCGCACCGGCGACGAAAACAAGACCTTCGCGACGTTGATGCGCCTCGCGCCCGTCGTGGAGAATTCCGGCGATGGCGCCCGCGCCCGCGCGTTGCTCGACGAAGCCCTGCGCCTGCGTCCGGAGTCGGACGAGGCGGCCGACGCGCTGCTGGGTTTGTACGATCGCGGGAAAGACGTCGGCGGAGCCACGGCGCTCCTGTGGAAACTCGGCCGCGACGCCGAAGACGCCAACCGCACCGACGAAGCCGAACGGCATTTCGATGCGCTGCTCACCCGCGACCCCGATCACGCCAAGGCGCGCGAGCACCTCAAGGATCTCTACATCCTGACCGATCGGCCCGCCGAGGCAATCGCGCAGTTGATTTCGCTCGCGAACGTCGCCGCCGAAGCGCGGCGATATCGCGACGCCGAGTCCGCGTTGCGCGAGGCGCTCGGCCTCGACCCGGCCTCCGACTCGGTGCGTCTCGCGCTCGCCGACCTGCTGGAGCGCGCCGATCGCCCGGTCGATGCGGCCAACGAACTGGCCGCTCTGGCCGACGCGTGGACCGCGAGCCATCCCGAAAAGGCGTCCGAAGCTTACGAGCGGGCGCTCGCGCTGGCGCCCTCGTCCGCCGCGCTCATCCGCCGGCACGCCGAGTTCCTGCGCAAGACCGGCAAGGGCGAGCAGGCCCTCGCGCGGCTGTACCAACTCGCCGATCTCGCCTCGCGTCAGGGGCGAACGGAAGAAGCCGAGTCCGCGTACCAAGAGATCCTGGTGCTGGATTCCGCCGCGGATCGCGCCCACTTGGCGCTCAAGGATCTGTACGTCACGACCGGACGCACCGATCAGGCCGTCGCCCAGCTCCTCGCCCTCGCCGAGTCCACCCGCAAGAGCGGCGACGACTCGACCTCCCTGGCTTACCTCGGCGAAATCGTCGGTCTCGCGCCCGAAAACCTCGCGGCGCACCGGGCGATCCTCGAACTGCATGAAGCGAGCGGCAACGTGGACGCGGCGGTGGGCGAGATGATCGCCATCGCGCGGATCCAGGCGGCCGCCGGAAACACCGCCGACGCCGCGACGGCCCTGCGCAAGGTCCTGAAGCTCCGTCCCGAGGACACCGAGGCGTTCGAGCGCCTCAAGTCGATCTACATCGAATCGGGCGACGAAAAACGCGCGCTCGAATTGCTGCTCGGACGCGCCGAGCGCATGGAAAAGGCCGGCCGACTCGAAAACGCCCTCGCCGCGATCGACGAGGTGCTCGTTCTCGTTCCCGGACGCATCGACGCCCTCGAGGCGCGCAAGGCGTTGCTCCTCGCCCTCGGCAACACCGACGGCGCGGTGTCGACGCTGCGTCTGATGGCGGCCGTGCACCGCGGCGCGGATCGGTCGGCCGATGCCGAAAACACACTGCGCGAGATCGTGCGTCTGGCCCCCTCGGACATGGCCGCGCGCGAGGAACTCGCCGAACTCTATCTCGCCTCGAATCGCGCCGAGCGAGCCGTCGCTCCCTACGAAGAACTCATTGACCTCGCCGAAGCGTCGGGCGACGTGGACGCGATCGAGCGCTATGCCCGGGCCGTTTTGCAAATCGCGCCCGATCGCACGCGGGCTCTCGAGGCACTGGCCGAACTCTACGAGCATCAGGAGCGGGGCTCGGACGCCGCGAAGATCTTTGAGACCCTCGCGGATCTCGCCGTCGCCGGAAACGATGTCACCGCCGCGCGCGATTGGCTCGGACGGGCGTCGATGCTGCTTCCCGATGATCCGGGACCGCTCACTCACCTGCTCGAAATCGCCCGATCTCAGGGCGACGCGGCGGTCCAGGTGCGCGCGCACATCGATCTCGCCACGCTCTTTTCACGTCTCGGTCAAAACGACCACGCCGAAACGCAGCTCAACTTCGCGCTTTCGGTCGAACCCGGCGCGGATGCCGCGCTCGACGCCCTCGTCGCCCTCTACCGGGCGACCGACCGCGACGCGCTCACTATTCCGCACCTTGTCGCACTGGCCGAGATCGAGATCGAACGTCAGAACACATTCGCCGCCGAGGAGCGCCTGAATGCGGTTCTCGAGATCGACGACGGCCACGCGGGCGCGCTCGAATTGCTGTCGGACCTGCACCTGCGTTCGGGCGATACCGACCGGGCCGTGCGCGAACTCTTCCGCCTCGTCGCCGCCGCGCAGACGCGCGGGGACATCGAGAGCGCCTTGGCGACGCTGGCGCGCGTCGAATCCGCCGACCCGACAAACATCGAGGCGATCCGCCGTCGCGCCGATCTGCTCGAAGAGGCGGGACGCCCCGACGAGGCCGTCGACGAGCTCACTCGCCTCGCAAACGCGCTGCGTCGCGCGGGCGATACCGACGAAGCGGGGAAGACCCTGCGACGAATCCTCGCGGCCGACCCGCGCCACGAGGCGGCGCACGTCGAGCTCGTCTCGCTGTGCCGCGAATCGGGCGACACCGACGGGGCGATCGACGAACTCTTCCGCCGCGCCGATATCCTCACCGCCGACGGCGAAACCGCCGCCGCGGCCGCGGCGCTCGGCGAAATTCTGGAAACGGCGCCCGGCAACGATCGCGCCCTGTGGGATCTGGCGGATCTGCACGAACTCACCGGCGAAATCCCCGAAGCGATCGACCGGCTCATGTCGCTCGCCCGTTACGCCCACGACGCGGGTCGTCCCGAACGCCGCGAGGAAGCGCTGCGCCGCGTGATCGCCCTCGATCCGGTGCACGGCGAAGCACAAATCCAGCTCCGCGCCCATTACGCCGAATCGGGCCGAACCGAGCAGGCGATCGAATTCGCTTACGATTATGCCGCGCGGCTGATTGCCGGCAGGCAGAGCGACCGTGCCGAGGCCGTCTATCGCGACATCCTGCGTCTCGACGCGACCTCCGACCGCGCGGCCGAGCAGCTCGTGGATCTCGCGATCGGCCGAGGCGACACCGCTCGTGCCATCGAAGTCCTGCGGGGACGGGCCGACGCCGCCGAAGCAGCGGGCGACACCGACCGGCTCGTGTCCGTTCTGCGCCGGTGCGTCGCGATCGACGCCTACAATCCCGATGAATGGGACCGGCTCAAGGACGTTTATGTCGCAGCAGGTCGCCGCGCCGAGGCGATCGAAACGATCTTCGAATCGCTCGAAACCCTCTCCGAAGCGATGTCCCCGGACGAGATCGAGGGCCGCCTCCTCGAAGTGCTCGCGCTCGACGACGGAAACACGCGCGCGCTGCGCCGGCTCGGCGATCACTATCGACGCCAGGGCGCTGCCGATCGCGCCGCCGACGCGCTCATGCGCCTGGGCGAAAGCTGCGCCGAAGCCGGCGAATCCGCGGCGGCCCGCGCCGCATTCGCCGAGGTCGCGATGATCGATCCCAACCATGCCCCGGCGCTGGTCCGGCTCGCCGATCTCGCGCTCGCCGCGGGCGATGGCGACGAGGCCGCGAGCGCATACCTGCGGGCCGCAGGAACGCTCGTTGGGCAAGGCGATCACGACGGCGCAATCCGCGCGGCGAACGCCCTGCTCGAAATGGGCCGTCACGAGGAACGCGCGCTCGCCATCGCGCGCGACGCGTACTCGGCGAAGGGCGACGCCGTCGCCGTGGCGGAGATCGAGCGTCGTCTCGCCGACCTCGCCGAATCGACCGGCGATCTTTACGCCGCGGAAGGCGCGCTGCGCGCCATCGCCCAGAGGGACGTGGAAGACTTCACGATTCGCGGCCGACTCGCCGACGTGCTGGCCCGCGAGGGCAAGACCACCGAGGCACTCGCCGAACTCTACGCCGTCGCCGATCTCGCGGCGAAGGCGGGGGACGTCGCCACGCAGGCATCGGCGCTCACGCGCGCGGTCGAGATCGATCCCGACAACGCGAAGGCGCATCGGCGCCTGCTGCGCCTGCACGAAGCCGCCGGCGACACCGAGGCCGTGCGCGCCCGCATCGACGAGCTCATCCGCATCCATTCCGGGCTTCGCGAAAACGAAGAGGTCGAGGCGCTCTACCTGCAACGGTTGCAGCTCGATCCGACCGACGCCCCAGCGCGCGAAGCGCTCTCGGAGCTTTATGTCGCGTCGGGCGAGACCGACAAAGCGCAGCTCTTCCTCTTCGACGAAGCCGAGACCGCGGAGCACGAGGGCCGCGAGGAAGACGCACTGGCGCTCTACGAACGCATTGTCGCGCTCGACGGCGCGAACGAGGCCGCGCGGCTGCGCGTTCACGAACTGCACAGGGCCGCGGGGAACATGGCGGCCGCGGCCGGCGCGCTGATCGGTCTCGTCGATCAGTGCATGGCGGCCCGGCGATACCACTCGGCCGAGAAGCATCTGCATGCGATTCTGTCGATGGACCCGACGAACGGCGCGGCCAAGGAGCGCATCGCCGATCTGTTCATGCGCTCGGCGCAGGAGAAAGCGCAGGTCGAGAGCCTCTTGCGACTCGCTGAAAAAGCGCTGGGCGCGGGGCAATACGAAGAGGCGCGCGCCCGGCTCGACGACGTGCTCGCGCTCGATCCGGAGAATCCCGAGGGACGCAACCTCGTCAACGCGATCCACTTCCGCCAGCCGGCGGTGGCCCGGCGCGAAGCCGGAGCGATCTTCGAGGATGTCGAAGTCGAGTATCAGGACCAGGGAGACGTGGCGATCTCGTGGAGCGACGAGGATCGCGGACGGCAGCCCGCGATGGAGGAACCGCACGCCGCCGCGTCGTCCGCGTTCGCGGACACGTCGGCCGAAATCGATCTCTTCTCCGAGGGCGGCGAGCCGCGTGACGTCGAGTCGGGCTTCGACATCGATACCGGTGAAGGCGACGTCGCTGACGCCGTCGAGTCGCCGGTGGTGGACATCTTCGCCGCGCCGTCCGCCCCCGCGGACGAGACTCTGGACGGTGAAGAGGGCGAACTTGCCGCAGCCGCCGAGGCCGCGGACTTCAGCGTGGACGCTTTCGCGGTGCGCGAAGACGAGGCCCGTACGACCGAGATCGTCGCCGAGCCGGTGGATCTGTTCGGATCGGTGACCGAGGAACCGCGCCTGCCCGAGCCCATGCCCCAGGCCGAGCCCGCGGACGTGGATCTCTTCGGCGACGGGGACGATTCCGCGCCCGAACCCGAGGTCGACCTGTTCGGCGAGTCGGCGAAGCCCGAATCCGCGCCGCCGTCGGAGTGGCCGGATGTCGAATTGCGCCCGGGCGGCGATCTCGAATCGACGACGGGCCCCGCGGAACCGTCGTTTGAGATCGTACACGAAGACGGTCTCGCGACGGACGAGGTGGATCTGTTCGACCGGCCGGACGCGGGATCGGACGACGTCGATCTGTTCGCGCCGACCGAGGAGACGCTCGAAGAAGCCACTGCCGGAGACGACCTCGTTGAGGAATTGCTCGAACTCGAGGAACGCAAACCGGCGCGCGACGAGGCAAAGGGCATCGGAGAACTGCTGCTCGACAGCCTGATCGGTCCGGAGAAAACACCGGCGCCGATTCCCGAGCGCCGCGCCGTCGAGACCGACATGCTCGACGACTTCATCAGCGCGCTCGGCGGCGAGTCGGCCGGCGCGCCTTCCGCGGCGCCCGGCGACTTCCTCGCGGACCTCGCCTCCGAATTCCGCAACATGCTCGGCGGCGAAGCGCCGCAGGACGCGCAGGCGCATTACGCGCTCGGCATCGCATTCCGCGAGATGGAGCAGACGAACGACGCCATCACCGAATTCGAAAAAGCGCTCGCGCTCGGCGACGAGGCGATGGAATCGCAGATCGCGCACCAGCTCGCTCAGTGCTACATCGAGGCCGAGACTTGGGACCAGGCGGCGGAGTACCTGTCGCAGACGCTCGACGCCACGGAGCGCGGCGGCGGCGACATCGATCCGGTGGACGTGCGCATGGATCTGGGGCTCGCGTACAAGGCGATGGGTAAGCTCAA
This genomic interval carries:
- the aroQ gene encoding type II 3-dehydroquinate dehydratase, translating into MARVDVIHGPNLNLLGTREPHIYGSRTLDEINHGLVALGDHLGLTVRTAQSNHEGEIIDLVHRAGREADGLIINPGGYTHTSIALRDAISAIGIVTVEVHLSNIHAREEFRRHSYIAGVVRGRVEGLGAEGYSLALRWLAGVLNAATA
- a CDS encoding NYN domain-containing protein → MAAIILIDAWNLIRTTPSLAKTEERDGNAAARRRLIEQVREAAERESPDVAWELVFDGASDHAGSIERVGRVTVIWCAPRSADEVIVERAKDSVALGRKTLIVSNDREVRAEGADAMWTVDFHEHLLQREPIFESVPAAGKPPKSRTPTGGALATFLVERGHLKRADRTAKLEEDLKHWIDYVKIGANAPNKLAKRIEIQLRGSLQLHPDPDPEKTVYRSLKEFFGRIG
- a CDS encoding tetratricopeptide repeat protein, encoding MTADLQSQIEHFNALIAEGAPAHVYSKLAEAYRRSGRHEDAAQTARTGLERHPGSLAIQEALGLTLLDMGQAEPAVRALAPVVEKLPDNSVASISLAIALSRIGRVDDAMSVLRRRLDKDPLDRPAMNLLRRLETKGASESIEVPAPPVGPVLAAAPKPAQSVPAATGAPQPTASAPSLAPTTPTDESAASKTPPPGPAPEPEIELPIPDAPVRPEMEFVVRPLAEVFRGLAADDTAVETPEGLDGFFDEAPRPLQPIPILDQNETSTTWTMSATNGHTQIATEPPASPVPEARASDTPLEPPANAASAAVQVAVNVPGDETAVVKKRGWWSRFWRWLFRRGT
- a CDS encoding SDR family oxidoreductase, producing the protein MAGRACLDLDLGTGDDERDPPPIHDETRKRMSAANNEHTAHKGFVLVTGSSTGIGRATARLLARLGFFVFAAVRKDADSESWRAEGQDRIEPVILDVTRPETISATMTHIETRVGNAGLFGLVNNAGIGLGGPVEFLPMDDLRRQFEVNFFGLVAVTQAAMPLIRRARGRVVHVSSASGLVSQPFAGPYCASKFALEAMADAMRMELRSAGIQVSIVEPGRIKTPIWDRTLAEADRLRANMSPKAEEYYGAELDQITSIVKKAEASGIPAEHVAEAILHALSSPFPRIRYLVGMDARIQVLAAKLLPTRAFDALAMFLMKKGWV
- a CDS encoding aminopeptidase P family protein, with the translated sequence MTTRVANARRILDDQALDALVVWNMVNVRYLSGFTGTEGALVITRDRAQFLTDSRYATQIRDEAPAFEHRIAPAKIANIAAALTDIKAEHVGYEDEILPVARAVALRDSTPGVEWIGLGTRLDALRLRKDPAEIGLMRRAARIAETGLDRALGMLRPGVTERQVALALEFAMREAGASGTSFDTIVASGPRGALPHGVASDRTIGAGEMVTIDFGCVANGYCSDQTVTIGVGHVNGEMRRVYDIVLEAQHRAIDALRPGVSLREVDALARGVIADAGFDEFFGHGLGHGVGMEIHESPRVSGSSEYTAEEGHVVTIEPGIYIPGRFGVRIEDTLVVTQSGCDRITSIDKSWRAVDGVTDVVGGRS